From a single Planococcus shenhongbingii genomic region:
- a CDS encoding LysE family transporter has translation MVLFFTYVIAGLAIAMPVGAITIEMTKQGLKNGFMHGWVVGLGGLTVDFVLIVALYFGLASLLQLPFIQIPMWLIGAVFLFLIGWGSIKNADSDIALAGEKSAKSLSSSYRNGFLVAISPGNIVFWLSVFGAVLTNSYDAADPSSFIMIATGVLTGIVLHDIGLLTIVATTRKVMSRSMIKGFSVIAGAVLIGFSGYFVYQFFTAITEAI, from the coding sequence ATGGTGTTATTTTTTACATATGTTATTGCAGGGCTGGCTATCGCAATGCCAGTAGGAGCAATTACAATAGAAATGACAAAACAAGGCCTGAAAAATGGATTCATGCATGGATGGGTAGTTGGATTAGGCGGTCTCACTGTTGATTTTGTTTTAATCGTCGCTTTGTACTTTGGATTAGCTTCTCTTCTGCAGCTTCCTTTTATTCAAATACCGATGTGGCTCATTGGCGCTGTGTTTTTATTTTTAATAGGCTGGGGTTCAATTAAAAACGCCGATAGCGACATTGCGTTAGCAGGTGAGAAGTCTGCTAAATCGTTAAGCTCTTCTTATCGAAACGGATTTCTTGTGGCCATATCCCCGGGCAACATCGTATTTTGGTTAAGTGTATTTGGAGCAGTACTGACTAACTCGTATGATGCAGCAGACCCAAGCAGTTTTATAATGATCGCAACAGGTGTTTTAACAGGCATTGTATTGCACGATATAGGGTTATTGACCATTGTGGCCACTACTCGGAAAGTAATGAGCCGGTCCATGATTAAAGGGTTTTCTGTCATTGCAGGAGCTGTATTAATTGGTTTTTCCGGGTATTTTGTTTATCAGTTTTTTACTGCAATAACAGAAGCCATCTAA
- a CDS encoding ABC transporter permease gives MNNLLTAFWIENLKVRKSKMIWITLAAFTVAPLMGGFFMFILKNPELAERSGLVGEKAQILGEANWPAYFSMLAQIIAVGGILIFGFVTSWIFGREYADRTLKDLLALPYHRSIIVIAKFLAVFIATLLLSGHVIILGILIGFFIGLPGWSANILGNGLYVLLITTLLTIALSTPAAFFACFGRGYLAPLGFVIFMVVVAQIIAAIGYGHYFPWAVPALYSGVAGDEPVLPFGSLLVVLGTSLAGIAATFGWWLWADHQ, from the coding sequence GTGAATAATTTACTTACAGCATTCTGGATCGAGAATCTGAAGGTGCGCAAGTCGAAAATGATTTGGATTACTTTGGCGGCTTTTACTGTTGCTCCTTTAATGGGCGGATTTTTTATGTTCATTTTGAAAAACCCTGAACTTGCGGAACGTTCGGGATTGGTAGGGGAAAAAGCTCAAATTCTGGGTGAAGCGAATTGGCCGGCTTATTTCAGTATGTTGGCGCAAATCATTGCTGTTGGAGGCATTCTGATCTTTGGTTTTGTCACCAGTTGGATATTCGGAAGAGAGTATGCAGACCGGACCTTAAAAGATTTATTGGCTCTTCCATACCACCGCTCAATCATTGTAATTGCAAAATTTTTAGCTGTTTTTATAGCGACTCTATTATTAAGCGGGCATGTAATAATTCTGGGTATTTTAATCGGCTTTTTTATTGGGCTTCCTGGATGGTCTGCTAATATCCTAGGCAACGGCTTATACGTTCTGCTTATTACCACCCTTCTAACTATAGCGTTAAGTACACCTGCAGCTTTTTTTGCATGCTTTGGAAGAGGATATCTGGCTCCACTCGGTTTCGTCATTTTTATGGTGGTGGTGGCTCAAATTATTGCAGCAATCGGTTATGGCCACTATTTTCCTTGGGCTGTTCCGGCTTTGTATAGTGGAGTAGCAGGGGATGAGCCGGTTTTGCCGTTCGGCAGTTTGCTGGTTGTCTTAGGAACGAGTTTGGCGGGCATTGCAGCGACTTTTGGCTGGTGGTTATGGGCGGACCACCAGTAG
- a CDS encoding ABC transporter ATP-binding protein yields the protein MKKIIQTEHLSKHYQKIRAVDNVSLEVAEGEIYGFIGLNGSGKTTTIRMLLGLIRPTHGRCFLNSQQVKLSNFSLWEKVGYMVETPYAYPELTVKENLDIFCRLRRISDPMAILRVMDHLKLAAYADKKAKHLSLGNAQRLGIAKALLHNPDILILDEPVNGLDPAGIVEVRELLQHLAVNENKTIFISSHLLDEVAKIATKIGIIHEGCLLQEVESARLSRLLKQRLLLDSRHKKLAISALSEAGTNCFLNEEGLIESYDQSAIQNPDNIARLLVNKGCPPTRLAVEEENLESYFLRAIGKKGEGGSE from the coding sequence ATGAAGAAAATCATTCAAACGGAGCATTTATCAAAACATTATCAAAAAATCAGAGCAGTGGATAATGTTTCTTTGGAAGTAGCCGAAGGGGAAATTTATGGCTTTATTGGGCTGAATGGATCAGGAAAGACGACAACTATCCGAATGCTGCTTGGATTAATCCGGCCGACACATGGGCGCTGTTTTCTCAATAGTCAGCAAGTTAAATTGTCGAATTTCAGTTTATGGGAAAAAGTGGGCTATATGGTGGAAACGCCGTATGCTTATCCAGAACTGACCGTCAAAGAAAATTTGGATATATTTTGCCGGCTTCGTAGGATATCCGACCCTATGGCAATTTTGCGGGTGATGGACCACCTTAAATTAGCGGCATATGCAGACAAGAAAGCAAAACACCTTTCGTTAGGCAATGCCCAGCGTCTCGGAATTGCTAAAGCCCTTTTGCACAATCCCGATATCTTAATTCTGGATGAGCCGGTCAACGGACTTGATCCAGCAGGCATAGTCGAAGTGCGGGAACTGCTTCAGCATTTAGCCGTGAATGAGAATAAGACAATTTTCATCTCAAGCCATCTACTGGATGAAGTTGCAAAAATCGCCACCAAAATCGGCATCATCCACGAAGGCTGCCTGCTTCAGGAAGTGGAATCAGCCCGACTAAGCCGGCTTTTGAAACAGCGTCTATTGCTCGACTCCCGGCATAAAAAATTAGCTATATCGGCTTTGTCGGAAGCGGGAACCAACTGCTTCCTGAATGAAGAAGGATTAATCGAAAGCTATGATCAATCTGCTATTCAAAATCCCGACAATATCGCTCGTTTACTCGTCAATAAAGGATGTCCTCCAACTCGATTAGCGGTGGAGGAAGAGAATCTGGAGTCCTATTTCTTAAGGGCGATTGGCAAAAAAGGAGAGGGAGGCAGTGAATAA
- a CDS encoding GNAT family N-acetyltransferase, with protein MDIKHENDRFVVMEDSEELGFISYVANGDVLTVDHTEVSPQLEGQGVGKKLVERVVQYAREEGKTIDAQCPFTSAVIEKNPEFQDILAK; from the coding sequence ATGGATATCAAACATGAAAACGATCGATTCGTGGTAATGGAAGACTCAGAGGAACTTGGATTTATCTCTTATGTTGCAAACGGGGATGTATTGACCGTGGACCATACCGAAGTTTCACCTCAACTGGAAGGCCAAGGTGTAGGGAAAAAACTGGTAGAGCGGGTTGTCCAGTATGCCCGTGAAGAAGGCAAAACCATCGATGCCCAGTGTCCGTTTACCAGCGCCGTTATTGAAAAAAATCCAGAATTCCAGGACATCCTGGCAAAATAG
- a CDS encoding erythromycin esterase family protein: MEQSLEEAVKIHARPFDSDEDLSPIIEAIGDAKIVMLGEASHGTSEFYTVRAELSKRLIQEKGFSIIAVEGDWPSAQQVNRYIKSYGDAKKTPHDVLQAFTRWPTWMWANEEIVNFIGWLKKHNAQSAHKTGFYGIDIYSLWESMDEVVHYLTHTNPAGGDLELAKKAFSCFEPFNREPEGYAISSTNFSTVCIDEVTKLLSSIRANEEHYRDEQESDLNLEINALVTKNAEDYYRAMVKSGEISWNIRDEHMVEAINEVRDYHGKDAKIIIWEHNTHIGDARATDMRNDGMLNVGQVLREQNRPEDVFAVGFGTYEGTVIASEAWGVRYKVMDVPPARLNSWEEILHRTGAHNKYLIFDANNFSLFDRWTGHRAIGVVYNPKYEARGNYVPSRISSRYDAFIFIDRTKALTPLEVRNPIL; encoded by the coding sequence GTGGAACAGTCACTGGAAGAGGCAGTGAAAATACACGCTCGTCCCTTTGATTCAGATGAAGATTTATCCCCAATTATCGAAGCGATCGGAGACGCGAAAATTGTCATGCTTGGTGAAGCAAGCCACGGGACGTCGGAATTCTATACGGTTCGAGCCGAACTATCCAAACGCTTGATTCAGGAAAAAGGTTTTTCGATTATCGCCGTAGAGGGAGACTGGCCATCAGCCCAGCAAGTAAACCGCTATATTAAAAGCTATGGGGATGCCAAAAAAACTCCTCATGACGTCTTGCAGGCTTTTACCCGCTGGCCGACCTGGATGTGGGCCAACGAAGAAATCGTCAATTTTATCGGCTGGTTAAAGAAGCATAATGCGCAAAGCGCCCACAAAACCGGATTTTATGGAATTGACATTTACAGCTTATGGGAATCTATGGACGAAGTTGTCCATTATTTGACTCATACCAATCCCGCCGGTGGGGACTTAGAGCTGGCAAAAAAAGCATTTTCCTGTTTTGAACCATTTAATCGTGAACCGGAAGGCTATGCCATTTCATCTACTAATTTCTCAACCGTTTGCATCGATGAAGTCACTAAGCTGCTGTCTTCCATCCGGGCCAACGAAGAACATTATAGGGATGAGCAAGAAAGCGATTTGAATCTGGAAATCAATGCATTAGTCACAAAAAATGCGGAGGATTATTACCGGGCAATGGTAAAGAGCGGCGAAATTTCCTGGAATATTCGCGATGAACATATGGTGGAAGCAATCAATGAAGTTCGCGATTATCATGGAAAAGATGCCAAAATCATTATCTGGGAACATAATACGCATATCGGAGATGCCCGGGCAACGGATATGAGAAATGATGGCATGCTCAATGTCGGGCAGGTTCTCCGTGAACAAAACCGGCCGGAAGATGTTTTCGCAGTAGGGTTTGGCACTTACGAAGGGACCGTAATCGCATCGGAAGCGTGGGGTGTTCGCTATAAGGTGATGGATGTTCCGCCTGCCCGCCTCAATTCCTGGGAAGAAATTCTGCACCGCACCGGAGCTCACAATAAATACCTCATTTTTGATGCCAACAACTTTTCGTTGTTTGATCGATGGACAGGCCACCGGGCTATCGGAGTGGTCTACAACCCTAAATACGAAGCACGCGGCAATTATGTGCCCTCAAGAATTTCCAGCCGCTATGACGCTTTTATATTCATTGACCGGACTAAGGCGTTGACTCCTTTAGAAGTTAGAAACCCTATTCTTTAA
- a CDS encoding cation diffusion facilitator family transporter, with translation MGERGARLSIIVYLFLAALKLTVGHIAGSEALKADGLNNTTDIVASVAVLVGLKISQRPPDKEHRYGHWKAEPVASLIAAFVMVAVGLQVLYGATLSVFFRQVEEPDPIAAWIGLFSAAIMYLVYRYNKKLALKIQSQSVMAAAKDNLSDAWVSIGAVIGILGSQLGLPWLDPVAALAVGLLICKTGWDIFRQASHDLTDGFDENQLEVYKESIYTVSGVKGIKSIKARKYGNNPVVDVIILVNSKLGIGAAHDISENVENVLMKEHDVIDVHVHVEPQ, from the coding sequence ATGGGCGAGCGGGGAGCCCGTCTAAGCATTATTGTGTATCTCTTTTTAGCAGCATTAAAATTAACGGTTGGCCATATAGCAGGTTCTGAAGCATTGAAAGCAGATGGACTGAACAATACTACTGATATTGTTGCTTCCGTAGCTGTTCTCGTTGGTTTAAAGATTTCCCAGCGCCCTCCGGACAAAGAACATCGTTATGGCCATTGGAAAGCGGAACCCGTTGCTTCTTTAATAGCAGCTTTTGTCATGGTAGCAGTAGGACTTCAAGTGCTATACGGTGCTACTTTGTCTGTATTTTTCCGACAAGTGGAAGAGCCGGATCCGATTGCAGCCTGGATCGGGTTGTTTAGCGCTGCCATTATGTACTTAGTATATAGATATAATAAGAAACTGGCTTTGAAAATCCAGAGCCAATCCGTAATGGCTGCGGCGAAGGACAATTTATCCGATGCATGGGTCAGTATCGGAGCCGTAATCGGGATTCTCGGTTCTCAGCTTGGATTGCCTTGGCTGGATCCGGTCGCAGCTCTAGCTGTAGGTTTGCTGATATGTAAAACCGGATGGGATATTTTCAGGCAGGCTTCCCATGATTTAACAGACGGATTTGATGAGAATCAGCTGGAAGTGTATAAGGAATCCATCTATACAGTATCCGGTGTTAAGGGAATTAAAAGCATAAAAGCACGCAAGTATGGAAACAATCCTGTAGTGGATGTCATCATACTGGTTAATTCCAAATTGGGAATAGGAGCGGCTCACGATATCTCCGAAAATGTGGAAAATGTGCTGATGAAGGAACATGATGTCATTGACGTGCATGTTCATGTGGAGCCACAGTAA
- a CDS encoding catalase family peroxidase: MEKKQLAGVAVDRIEKVFGEHPEYRRAHARGVIYEAIFSANGLAKEYTTAPHLQGGEIKAVARFSHSSPDPTWTDIMSPVKGLAVQFQLPEGEITNIVGVNSPIFLAKTPEAFTKILGIVTSFKRGKPRLRELAKLLIQYPESRAAIKVIKKMHAPASFATGRYHSIHAFYFIDQEGKRIPIKYEWEPDAGMETLSPKDAGSLPFGYYEWEIEDRLQKEPVSFRLNIVLGEEGDPTADPTIAWPKDRRKVTIGQLTLTQLAERADSLKFDPTVVTEGIECSEDQILNFRRAAYSISHERRNSEK; the protein is encoded by the coding sequence ATGGAAAAAAAACAACTAGCTGGAGTAGCAGTGGACCGGATTGAAAAAGTATTTGGTGAACACCCTGAGTACCGGCGGGCGCATGCGAGAGGTGTGATATACGAAGCAATATTTTCAGCAAATGGCCTTGCAAAAGAGTATACGACAGCTCCGCATCTTCAAGGCGGGGAGATAAAAGCCGTTGCACGATTTTCCCATAGTTCGCCGGATCCTACTTGGACAGATATCATGTCGCCCGTAAAAGGACTGGCCGTGCAATTTCAACTGCCTGAAGGAGAGATAACCAATATTGTAGGCGTCAATTCTCCAATCTTTCTTGCCAAAACACCGGAAGCGTTTACTAAGATTTTGGGTATTGTGACATCGTTCAAAAGAGGAAAGCCGCGTCTTCGTGAATTGGCGAAGCTGCTGATTCAATATCCGGAAAGCCGGGCTGCCATCAAAGTGATTAAGAAAATGCATGCGCCTGCCAGTTTTGCGACAGGCCGCTATCATTCAATCCATGCTTTTTACTTTATTGATCAAGAAGGTAAACGCATTCCGATCAAGTATGAATGGGAGCCGGATGCAGGAATGGAAACTTTATCGCCTAAGGATGCTGGCTCATTGCCTTTTGGCTATTATGAATGGGAAATTGAAGACCGCTTGCAGAAAGAACCTGTCAGTTTCCGGTTGAATATCGTGCTGGGGGAAGAAGGCGATCCAACGGCTGATCCGACGATTGCCTGGCCAAAAGACCGGCGCAAAGTCACTATTGGCCAATTGACTCTTACTCAGCTGGCAGAGCGTGCAGATTCACTGAAATTTGATCCGACCGTTGTTACAGAAGGAATAGAATGTTCAGAAGACCAAATCCTCAATTTTCGAAGAGCCGCATATTCCATTTCCCATGAACGGAGAAACAGCGAAAAATAA
- a CDS encoding threonine/serine dehydratase: MVNLDDVKRARNEIAGMIHKTPVLTSSLLNGRTGNQIYLKSEHLQKTGSFKIRGAANAVKQAVKEGAEFITAASSGNHGQAVAYIADQLGVPAAIVVPEDANRAKVLAIEGYNGKVIYCGLTSAERIPKATQLAEENNGIYIPPYDHPHVIAGQGTLGLELLEQVADLDIIVVPIGGGGLISGILIAIKGINPDIRVIGVEPDTANDTYLSLANKHITAISRTSTIADGLRTSQPGQLTFPILQEYLDDLVLVTEEEIKEAFQFMLERTKQLVEPSGAAAVAAMLAGKLGVHGKKIAIVLSGGNVDLKQIQTFLPE, translated from the coding sequence ATGGTAAACCTTGATGATGTAAAAAGAGCACGAAATGAGATTGCGGGGATGATCCACAAAACGCCTGTCTTAACGTCTAGTCTTTTAAATGGACGGACTGGAAACCAAATTTATTTAAAATCGGAGCATCTGCAAAAAACGGGCTCATTCAAAATACGAGGAGCTGCGAATGCAGTGAAGCAAGCTGTCAAAGAAGGGGCGGAATTCATTACAGCGGCTTCTTCCGGGAATCATGGACAAGCAGTGGCGTACATTGCCGATCAGCTTGGAGTACCCGCGGCTATCGTTGTGCCGGAAGACGCGAACCGGGCAAAAGTGTTGGCGATTGAAGGGTATAACGGAAAAGTTATTTACTGTGGGCTGACTTCGGCTGAACGGATTCCAAAAGCCACGCAATTGGCAGAAGAAAACAATGGCATCTACATCCCGCCGTATGATCATCCGCATGTAATCGCCGGTCAAGGAACGCTTGGCCTCGAACTGCTGGAGCAAGTAGCGGATCTCGATATCATTGTCGTTCCAATCGGCGGCGGTGGATTAATCAGTGGAATCTTGATTGCCATAAAAGGAATTAATCCGGATATCCGGGTCATTGGGGTTGAGCCGGATACCGCCAACGATACATACTTGTCTCTGGCGAACAAACACATCACTGCCATTTCCAGAACCTCGACAATTGCAGATGGCTTGCGCACTTCACAACCTGGACAGTTGACGTTTCCTATTTTGCAGGAATATCTGGACGATTTGGTGTTAGTCACGGAGGAAGAAATCAAAGAAGCTTTTCAATTCATGCTGGAGCGGACGAAGCAATTGGTTGAACCTTCGGGTGCTGCCGCAGTCGCTGCTATGTTGGCAGGGAAATTAGGAGTTCACGGCAAAAAAATTGCCATTGTTTTATCTGGAGGCAATGTGGATTTAAAGCAAATTCAAACGTTTTTGCCGGAATGA
- a CDS encoding DUF1273 domain-containing protein, whose translation MLKRLVITGYKQHELGIFDDKHPGVQFIKKALENRLRVLLDEGLEWVIISGQLGVETWAAEVVLDLQEEFPELKYAVLTPFLDQEKKWNEAKQEKYQMILENADFHRSLTNRPYEAPWQFIEKNKFFLRNSDGILIVYDEEMDGSPKYTKKEAELYAEKNDYEVMTITADDLRVVTEEEQMNEWD comes from the coding sequence ATGCTGAAACGATTGGTTATTACCGGATATAAACAACATGAACTTGGAATTTTCGACGATAAGCACCCCGGCGTTCAATTTATCAAAAAAGCGCTTGAAAATCGCTTGCGTGTTCTGCTGGATGAAGGTTTGGAATGGGTCATAATAAGCGGCCAACTTGGGGTAGAAACATGGGCAGCAGAAGTCGTTTTGGATTTGCAGGAAGAATTCCCTGAATTAAAATATGCAGTGCTCACGCCTTTTCTCGACCAGGAAAAGAAATGGAATGAAGCGAAGCAGGAAAAATACCAAATGATTCTTGAAAATGCAGATTTCCACCGCAGCTTGACTAACCGCCCATACGAAGCGCCGTGGCAATTTATCGAGAAAAACAAGTTTTTCTTGCGCAATTCAGACGGCATTCTGATTGTTTATGATGAAGAAATGGACGGCTCTCCTAAATATACCAAAAAAGAAGCTGAGCTTTACGCTGAAAAGAATGACTATGAAGTCATGACAATAACTGCCGACGACTTGCGGGTAGTGACCGAAGAAGAGCAGATGAACGAATGGGACTGA
- a CDS encoding Glu/Leu/Phe/Val family dehydrogenase, translated as MEGQTRAIIQSSLNALLDSKTFLPELKDRMRTQAFTSMSAILSTPNKIHKSFLRIPLDDGSVVRIPSFRVQHNDALGPYKGGIRFHESVNEEEVVNLAFLMTLKNALHNVPFGGGKGGIILNPRHYSEKELNLICRKYVRYFSDVIGPDKDIPAPDVGSGEREMDWMMAEYKKIKHGSPYLGSFTGKSVANGGSLGRREATGKGVYFTFRYLFSDYVRDHAEELAASDNPFAATALAHSNRQLKVAVQGFGNVGSIAAWEAYSSTEIDNRVVAVSDRNVTLYNEDGLDIPALIAFANTNRGDLPSTMDQIAQAGVAATLKGRDELLTLPVDVLILAALENQIHEGNMRDIHARIIVEGANAPTTQEADEYLSDQGVIIVPDILANAGGVIVSYLEWLQGRETQFYTEEEVFRLLLAKMKSTMDIILPQFFGDPFPLRQNCFIHSVMRLTTVLYRQGKLY; from the coding sequence ATCGAAGGGCAGACGCGGGCGATTATCCAGAGCTCGTTGAATGCATTACTCGACAGCAAAACTTTCTTGCCGGAACTCAAAGACAGAATGCGGACACAGGCCTTCACCTCGATGAGCGCAATCCTTTCGACTCCGAACAAAATACATAAATCATTCCTTCGTATTCCGCTGGATGATGGCAGTGTAGTTCGGATTCCTTCTTTCCGTGTTCAGCATAATGACGCACTAGGGCCTTATAAAGGCGGCATCCGGTTTCATGAAAGCGTAAACGAAGAAGAAGTCGTCAATCTGGCTTTTTTGATGACTTTAAAAAATGCGCTTCACAATGTCCCATTCGGCGGAGGCAAAGGCGGCATCATCCTGAATCCGAGGCATTATTCGGAAAAGGAACTCAATCTGATTTGCCGCAAATACGTCCGTTATTTTTCAGATGTCATCGGCCCGGACAAAGATATTCCTGCACCGGATGTAGGTTCCGGGGAACGTGAAATGGACTGGATGATGGCTGAGTACAAGAAAATCAAGCATGGTTCTCCTTATCTTGGCAGTTTTACCGGAAAAAGTGTTGCTAACGGCGGATCGTTAGGGCGAAGAGAAGCCACCGGCAAGGGAGTTTACTTTACTTTCCGCTATTTGTTTTCCGACTACGTAAGGGATCACGCGGAAGAATTGGCAGCATCGGACAACCCTTTCGCTGCTACTGCCCTTGCTCACTCAAATCGGCAGCTTAAAGTGGCTGTTCAAGGATTTGGCAATGTAGGCTCTATTGCAGCATGGGAAGCTTATAGCAGCACGGAAATTGATAACCGGGTTGTCGCAGTCAGTGACCGCAATGTCACACTTTACAACGAGGACGGCTTAGACATTCCTGCGTTGATTGCCTTTGCCAACACGAATCGCGGAGATTTGCCGTCTACAATGGACCAAATAGCTCAAGCCGGGGTAGCCGCAACCCTTAAAGGCCGGGATGAGCTTCTAACATTGCCGGTTGATGTCTTGATTCTCGCCGCTTTGGAAAACCAGATCCACGAGGGAAATATGCGGGACATCCATGCACGCATTATTGTGGAAGGTGCGAATGCCCCTACCACTCAAGAAGCAGATGAATACTTAAGTGACCAAGGCGTCATTATCGTTCCGGATATTCTCGCCAATGCGGGTGGCGTTATCGTATCTTATTTGGAATGGCTGCAAGGCCGTGAAACGCAGTTCTATACCGAAGAAGAAGTATTCCGGCTGCTTCTGGCAAAAATGAAGTCGACGATGGATATCATTTTGCCGCAGTTTTTCGGAGACCCCTTCCCGCTTCGGCAAAATTGCTTTATCCATTCCGTCATGAGACTGACAACTGTCTTATACCGCCAAGGAAAACTGTACTAA
- a CDS encoding glycine betaine uptake BCCT transporter yields MKKASKVFYITFALVILTVAFGVIAPGTFEKATGSIRSFIDASFGWYYLMLMGVILILVFVIIISPYGKIRLGKDTDRPEFSTISWVSMLFSAGMGIGLVFYGASEPLSHFAVQPATAEPGTDEAFKESLQRTYYHWGIHVWAMYGIVALALAFFQFRKGEPALISSTLKPIFGKKMEGPLGTLVDVLAVFATVFGVATSLGFGAAQINGGLAYLFGVPQESWVQFIIIFIVTVLFIASAWSGLNKGIKYLSNTNMVLAIILLIAVIIIGPTLLILNLFTETFGIYIQNLIGLSFQSAPLDAENRSWLNMWTIFYWAWWISWAPFVSMFIARISKGRTIREFLVGVVLTPTIFGAFWFSVFGTTAIDIQKSGVDLTVFPTEQTLFAMFNEMPLGFTMSLFAILLVGTFFITSADSATFVLGMQSTNGSLLPSNQIKILWGIAQSLVAAILLSVGGLAAVQNTIIVAALPFSFVMILMIFSLFKALNEEVKHSKPAKK; encoded by the coding sequence ATGAAGAAAGCTTCGAAAGTATTTTACATCACGTTTGCTTTAGTTATTTTGACTGTCGCCTTTGGCGTCATAGCACCTGGAACCTTTGAAAAAGCGACTGGCAGCATCCGCAGTTTCATCGATGCAAGCTTTGGCTGGTATTACTTGATGTTAATGGGAGTAATTCTGATTTTAGTCTTTGTTATCATCATCAGTCCTTACGGAAAAATCCGGCTTGGAAAAGATACGGACCGGCCGGAATTCTCGACAATCTCCTGGGTCTCCATGCTGTTCTCTGCAGGGATGGGAATCGGACTTGTGTTTTATGGCGCTTCTGAGCCGCTCAGCCATTTCGCGGTGCAGCCGGCCACCGCTGAACCTGGAACCGATGAGGCTTTTAAAGAATCTCTTCAGCGCACTTACTATCATTGGGGAATCCATGTTTGGGCGATGTACGGAATCGTTGCATTGGCATTAGCCTTTTTCCAGTTCCGCAAAGGAGAACCTGCGTTAATTTCATCAACACTGAAGCCGATTTTCGGTAAGAAAATGGAAGGGCCATTAGGAACACTTGTTGACGTGCTTGCTGTTTTTGCTACCGTCTTTGGTGTTGCAACTTCACTCGGCTTTGGCGCTGCTCAAATTAACGGCGGACTTGCATACCTGTTCGGTGTGCCACAGGAATCATGGGTCCAATTTATCATCATTTTTATCGTTACTGTCCTTTTTATCGCTTCAGCTTGGTCAGGGTTAAATAAAGGCATCAAGTATTTATCCAACACTAACATGGTGCTGGCTATCATCCTGCTAATTGCGGTCATCATTATTGGACCGACTTTGCTGATTCTCAATTTGTTCACTGAAACATTTGGAATCTATATACAAAACTTGATCGGTTTGAGTTTCCAATCAGCGCCGCTAGATGCTGAAAACCGCTCATGGCTGAATATGTGGACTATTTTCTATTGGGCTTGGTGGATTTCATGGGCGCCATTTGTCAGTATGTTCATTGCCCGGATTTCCAAAGGAAGGACCATTCGCGAATTCTTGGTTGGCGTTGTATTGACACCGACCATTTTCGGTGCTTTCTGGTTTTCTGTTTTTGGTACGACAGCAATCGATATTCAAAAAAGCGGCGTCGACTTGACTGTATTCCCTACTGAACAAACTCTGTTTGCGATGTTCAATGAAATGCCGCTTGGCTTCACGATGTCACTTTTCGCTATACTGCTGGTCGGTACGTTCTTTATCACGTCTGCTGACTCAGCTACCTTCGTTCTTGGCATGCAATCAACCAACGGTTCACTTTTGCCAAGCAACCAAATTAAAATTCTTTGGGGCATTGCACAGTCGCTCGTTGCCGCCATTCTATTATCTGTTGGCGGATTGGCGGCTGTCCAGAATACTATCATTGTGGCAGCTCTTCCATTCTCTTTTGTCATGATTTTAATGATTTTCTCCTTATTCAAAGCTTTGAATGAAGAAGTTAAGCACAGCAAACCCGCAAAAAAGTAA